The Halichoerus grypus chromosome 15, mHalGry1.hap1.1, whole genome shotgun sequence genome includes a window with the following:
- the BICRA gene encoding BRD4-interacting chromatin-remodeling complex-associated protein isoform X2 has translation MDDEDGRCLLDVICDPQALNDFLHGSEKLDGDDLLDNPGEAQSAFYEGPGLHVQEASGNHLSPEPTQPAPSVDLDFLEDAILGSPAAGGGGGGGGGADQPCDILQQSLQEANITEQTLEAEAELDLGPFQLPTLQPADGGAGPAGAGGAAAVAAGPQALFPGGTDLLGLQAPPTVLTHQALVPPQDVVNKALSVQPFLQPVGLGNVTLQPIPGLQGLPNGSPGGATAATLGLAPIQVVGQPVMALNPPTSQLLAKQVPVSGYLASAAGPSEPVTLASAGVSPQGAGLVIQKNLPTAVATTLNGNSVFGGAGAATAAASGAPSGPPLAVAPGLGTSPLVPAPNVILHRTPTPIQPKPAGVLPPKLYQLTPKPFAPAGTTLTIQGEAGGLPQPTKAPQNLTFMAAGKAGQNVVLSGFPAPALQANVFKQPPATTTGAAPPQPPGALSKPMSVHLLNQGSSIVIPAQHMLPGQNQFLLPGTPAVQLPQTLSALPTNVGGQILAAAAPHAGGQLIANPILTNQNLAGPLSLGPVLAPHSGAHSAAHILSAAPIQVGQPALFQMPVSLAAGSLPTQSQPAPTGPAATTVLQGVTLPPSAVAMLNTPDGLVQPATPAATGEATPVLTVQTAPQAPPAVSTPLPLGLQQPPAQQQPPQAPTAQAAAPPQATTPQPSPGLASSPEKIVLGQPPSAATTAILTQDSLQMFLPQIPAAAPLKGPGPSSSPSLPHQAPLGDSPHLPSPHPARPPSRPPSRPHSRPPSQPQSLSRPPSEPTLHPCPPPQAPPTLPGIFVIQNQLGVPPPASTPAPAAPGPPQPPLRPPSQPPEGPLPPAPHLPPASTSSVVASTDTATRLPAPTPPDFQLQFPPGQGPHKSPTPPPTLHLVPEPAAPPPPPPRTFQMVTTPFPALPQPKALLERFHQVPSGIILQNKAGGAPAAPQTSASLGPLASPTASVLVSGQAPSGTPTAPSHPPAPAPMATAGLPSLLPAESKAFASTLPTLSVAKATAAGPGKSSGLQYESKMSSLKKPPALQPSKEACFLEHLHKHQGSVLHPDYKTAFPSFEDALHRLLPYHVYQGALPSPNDYHKVDEEFETVSTQLLKRTQAMLNKYRLLLLEESRRVSPSAEMVMIDRMFIQEEKTTLALDKQLAKEKPDEYVSSSRSLGLPIAASSEGHRLPGHGPAPPSVSGAPTQPPLHLPTKLVIRHGGAGGSPSVTWARASSSLSSSSSSSAASSLDADEDGPMPSRNRPPIKTYEARSRIGLKLKIKQEAGLSKVVHNTALDPVHQPPPPAALKAAEPPPRPPPPPPPPATGQMNGTVDHPPPAATERKPTALAPHCPRLPLRKTYRENVEALGGGAGEGAGSGRARGSSPAPLATKVDEATSGLIRELAAVEDELYQRVLKGAPPEPAASAGQGSGSRDPGWEAPPAKRRKSESPDVDQASFSSDSPQDDTLTEHLQSAIDSILNLQQAPGRTPAPPYPHAAPTAVPPASPSPLHRPEAYPPSSHNGGLGARTLNR, from the exons ATGGATGATGAGGATGGGAGATGCTTACTAGACGTGATTTG TGACCCTCAGGCCCTCAATGACTTCCTACATGGATCCGAGAAG CTCGATGGTGATGACCTCCTGGATAACCCCGGGGAGGCCCAAAGTGCCTTCTATGAAGGTCCTGGG CTCCATGTGCAAGAAGCTTCTGGCAACCACTTGAGCCCAGAGCCCACGCAGCCGGCCCCCAGCGTGGACCTCGACTTCCTGGAGGATGCGATCCTGGGCTCGCCTGccgcggggggcggcggggggggcggcGGAGGCGCCGACCAGCCCTGCGACATCCTCCAGCAGAGCCTCCAAGAGGCCAACATCACTGAGCAGACACTTGAGGCCGAGGCCGAGCTGGACCTGGGCCCCTTCCAGCTGCCCACCCTACAGCCTGCGGATGGCGGAGCAGGCCCGGCGGGTGCCGGAGGGGCTGCTGCCGTGGCCGCTGGGCCCCAGGCCCTATTCCCAGGCGGCACCGACCTGCTGGggctgcaggccccacccaccgtGCTGACCCACCAGGCCCTGGTGCCGCCCCAGGACGTGGTCAACAAAGCCCTGAGCGTCCAGCCCTTCCTGCAGCCTGTGGGCCTGGGCAATGTGACCCTGCAGCCTATCCCAGGCCTCCAGGGCCTGCCCAATGGCAGCCCTGGGGGCGCCACGGCGGCCACGCTCGGCCTGGCACCCATCCAGGTGGTGGGCCAGCCCGTCATGGCACTCAACCCGCCCACCTCCCAGCTCCTTGCCAAGCAGGTGCCCGTCAGCGGCTATCTGGCCTCTGCGGCCGGCCCCTCAGAGCCGGTGACCTTGGCGTCCGCCGGCGTCTCACCCCAGGGGGCTGGCCTGGTCATTCAGAAGAACCTCCCCACCGCCGTGGCCACCACGCTCAACGGGAACTCGGTGTTTGGAGGGGCGGGCGCGGCCACGGCAGCGGCCAGCGGGGCGCCCTCGGGGCCACCGCTGGCGGTGGCCCCCGGCCTCGGCACGTCACCGCTGGTCCCGGCGCCCAACGTGATCCTGCATCGCACGCCCACACCCATCCAGCCCAAGCCTGCCGGCGTGCTGCCCCCCAAGCTCTACCAGCTGACACCCAAGCCGTTCGCCCCGGCAGGCACCACACTCACCATCCAGGGCGAGGCGGGGGGCCTCCCGCAGCCGACCAAGGCCCCCCAGAACCTGACTTTCATGGCAGCGGGCAAGGCCGGCCAGAACGTGGTGCTGTCGGGCTTCCCCGCACCTGCCCTGCAGGCGAATGTCTTCAAGCAGCCTCCTGCCACCACGACCGGGgccgccccgccccagccccccggGGCCCTGAGCAAGCCCATGAGCGTCCACCTCTTGAATCAAGGCAGCAGCATCGTCATCCCCGCCCAGCACATGCTGCCGGGCCAGAACCAGTTCCTGCTGCCGGGCACGCCCGCCGTCCAGCTCCCCCAGACGCTCTCGGCCCTGCCCACCAACGTCGGCGGGCAGATCCTGGCGGCCGCGGCCCCTCACGCGGGTGGACAGCTCATCGCAAACCCCATCCTCACCAACCAGAACCTGGCAGGTCCGCTGAGCCTGGGCCCCGTGCTGGCCCCCCACTCCGGGGCCCACAGCGCAGCCCACATCCTCTCGGCCGCCCCCATCCAGGTGGGCCAACCGGCACTCTTCCAGATGCCCGTGTCACTGGCCGCGGGCAGCCTGCCCACGCAGAGCCAGCCGGCACCCACCGGCCCCGCTGCCACGACCGTCCTCCAGGGGGTCACTCTGCCCCCCAGCGCTGTGGCCATGCTCAACACCCCCGATGGGCTGGTGCAGCCGGCCACCCCTGCCGCCACGGGGGAGGCCACACCTGTCCTCACGGTGCAGACAGCCCCCCAGGCTCCACCGGCGGTCAGCACCCCGCTGCCTTTGGGCCTCCAGCAGCCGCCGGCCCAGCAGCAGCCCCCGCAGGCCCCTACTGCTCAGGCCGCCGCCCCGCCTCAGGCCaccaccccccagcccagcccaggcctggcgTCCAGCCCCGAGAAGATCGTCCTGGGACAGCCGCCCTCTGCCGCCACCACGGCCATCCTCACTCAGGACTCCCTGCAGATGTTCCTGCCCCAG atCCCGGCAGCGGCTCCGCTGAAGGGCCCAGGCCCCTCCTCGTCCCCATCACTACCTCACCAGGCCCCTCTGGGAGACAGCCCCCACCTGCCCTCGCCACATCCCGCCaggcctccctcccgccccccttcccgcccccactcccgccctccctcccagccccagagctTGTCCCGCCCACCCTCAGAGCCCACCCTGCACccttgccccccgccccaggcaccccccactcTGCCTGGCATCTTTGTCATCCAGAACCAGCTGGGAGTCCCCCCACCTGCCAGCACCCCGGCCCCCGCTGCCCcaggcccaccccagccccccctGCGACCCCCATCCCAACCCCCAGAGGGGccgctgcccccagccccccacctccctcccgcCTCCACATCCTCTGTCGTGGCCTCCACGGATACAGCCACCAGGCTGCCAGCCCCTACGCCCCCCGACTTCCAGCTCCAGTTCCCTCCTGGCCAGGGGCCCCACAAGTCCCCCACGCCCCCTCCGACCCTCCACCTGGTCCCTGAGCCCGCAGcgccccccccaccgcctccTCGGACCTTCCAGATGGTGACCACCCCCTTCCCGGCGCTGCCCCAGCCGAAGGCTCTTCTCGAGAGATTTCACCAG GTGCCGTCCGGAATCATTCTCCAGAACAAGGCCGGGGGGGCCCCCGCCGCCCCGCAGACCTCCGCCAGCCTGGGGCCCCTCGCCAGCCCCACTGCCTCTGTGCTGGTCAGCGGGCAGGCCCCATCCGGgacccccaccgcccccagccATCCCCCTGCCCCGGCACCCATGGCCACCGCAG gcctcccttctctgcttcctgCCGAGAGCAAAGCTTTTGCCAGCACCCTCCCGACCCTGAGTGTGGCCAAGGCCACTGCGGCTGGGCCAGGGAAGTCCTCCGGGCTGCAG TATGAAAGTAAGATGAGCAGTCTGAAGAAACCCCCCGCGCTTCAGCCCAGCAAAGAAGCCTG tttcCTGGAACATTTGCACAAACATCAGGGCTCCGTCCTGCACCCTGACTACAAGACAGCCTTCCCCTCCTTCGAGGATGCCCTGCATCGCCTCCTGCCCTACCACGTCTACCAgggtgccctcccctcccccaacgaCTACCACAAAG TGGACGAGGAGTTTGAGACGGTCTCCACGCAGCTGCTGAAACGCACCCAGgccatgctcaataaataccgcCTCCTGCTTCTGGAGGAGTCCCGG aGGGTGAGCCCCTCCGCGGAGATGGTGATGATCGACCGAATGTTCATTCAGGAGGAGAAGACCACCCTTGCCTTGGACAAACAGTTGGCCAAGGAGAAGCCCg ATGAGTATGTGTCTTCCTCGCGCTCTCTTGGCCTCCCCATCGCTGCCTCTTCCGAGGGACACCGGCTCCCTGGTCACGGCCCAGCACCACCCTCAGTGTCCggggcccccacccagccccctctGCACCTGCCAACCAAGCTGGTGATTCGGCAcggtggggcggggggctccCCTTCGGTGACCTGGGCACGGGcgtcctcctccctgtcctcctcctcctcctcctcagccgcCTCCTCCCTGGACGCCGATGAGGACGGCCCCATGCCCTCCCGCAACCGCCCTCCCATCAAGACCTACGAGGCCCGTAGCCGCATCGGCCTCAAGCTCAAGATCAAGCAGGAAGCTGGGCTCAGCAAGGTTGTCCACAACACCGCCCTGGACCCTGTGCACCAGCCCCCGCCGCCTGCCGCCCTCAAGGCAGCAgagcccccgccccggcccccgccgCCACCGCCACCCCCGGCCACGGGCCAGATGAACGGCACCGTGGACCACCCGCCGCCCGCCGCCACTGAGCGCAAGCCCACGGCCCTGGCCCCCCACTGCCCGCGGCTGCCCCTGCGGAAGACGTACCGCGAGAACGTGGAGGCCCTgggcggcggggccggggagggggccgggagCGGCAGAGCCCGGGGCAGCAGTCCGGCGCCCCTGGCCACCAAAGTGGACGAGGCCACGAGCGGGCTCATCCGCGAGCTGGCCGCGGTGGAGGACGAGCTGTACCAGCGCGTGCTGAAGGGGGCGCCCCCGGAGCCCGCGGCCAGCGCCGGGCAGGGCAGCGGCAGCAGGGACCCCGGCTGGGAGGCGCCCCCCGCCAAGCGGCGCAAGTCCGAGTCGCCCGACGTGGACCAGGCCAGCTTCTCCAGCGACAGTCCGCAGGACGACACGCTCACGGAACACCTCCAGAGCGCCATCGACAGCATCCTGAACCTCCAGCAGGCCCCGGGGCGGACACCTGCCCCCCCGTACCCCCACGCCGCCCCGACGGCCGTCCCGCCTGCCTCCCCGTCGCCCCTGCACAGGCCAGAGGCCTACCCGCCCTCCAGTCACAACGGTGGCCTCGGCGCCAGGACGTTGAACAGATAA
- the BICRA gene encoding BRD4-interacting chromatin-remodeling complex-associated protein isoform X1, with product MDDEDGRCLLDVICDPQALNDFLHGSEKLDGDDLLDNPGEAQSAFYEGPGLHVQEASGNHLSPEPTQPAPSVDLDFLEDAILGSPAAGGGGGGGGGADQPCDILQQSLQEANITEQTLEAEAELDLGPFQLPTLQPADGGAGPAGAGGAAAVAAGPQALFPGGTDLLGLQAPPTVLTHQALVPPQDVVNKALSVQPFLQPVGLGNVTLQPIPGLQGLPNGSPGGATAATLGLAPIQVVGQPVMALNPPTSQLLAKQVPVSGYLASAAGPSEPVTLASAGVSPQGAGLVIQKNLPTAVATTLNGNSVFGGAGAATAAASGAPSGPPLAVAPGLGTSPLVPAPNVILHRTPTPIQPKPAGVLPPKLYQLTPKPFAPAGTTLTIQGEAGGLPQPTKAPQNLTFMAAGKAGQNVVLSGFPAPALQANVFKQPPATTTGAAPPQPPGALSKPMSVHLLNQGSSIVIPAQHMLPGQNQFLLPGTPAVQLPQTLSALPTNVGGQILAAAAPHAGGQLIANPILTNQNLAGPLSLGPVLAPHSGAHSAAHILSAAPIQVGQPALFQMPVSLAAGSLPTQSQPAPTGPAATTVLQGVTLPPSAVAMLNTPDGLVQPATPAATGEATPVLTVQTAPQAPPAVSTPLPLGLQQPPAQQQPPQAPTAQAAAPPQATTPQPSPGLASSPEKIVLGQPPSAATTAILTQDSLQMFLPQERSQQPLSADGPHLSVPASVIVSAPPPAQDPAPSTPIAKGAGLGPQAPDSQASPAPAPQIPAAAPLKGPGPSSSPSLPHQAPLGDSPHLPSPHPARPPSRPPSRPHSRPPSQPQSLSRPPSEPTLHPCPPPQAPPTLPGIFVIQNQLGVPPPASTPAPAAPGPPQPPLRPPSQPPEGPLPPAPHLPPASTSSVVASTDTATRLPAPTPPDFQLQFPPGQGPHKSPTPPPTLHLVPEPAAPPPPPPRTFQMVTTPFPALPQPKALLERFHQVPSGIILQNKAGGAPAAPQTSASLGPLASPTASVLVSGQAPSGTPTAPSHPPAPAPMATAGLPSLLPAESKAFASTLPTLSVAKATAAGPGKSSGLQYESKMSSLKKPPALQPSKEACFLEHLHKHQGSVLHPDYKTAFPSFEDALHRLLPYHVYQGALPSPNDYHKVDEEFETVSTQLLKRTQAMLNKYRLLLLEESRRVSPSAEMVMIDRMFIQEEKTTLALDKQLAKEKPDEYVSSSRSLGLPIAASSEGHRLPGHGPAPPSVSGAPTQPPLHLPTKLVIRHGGAGGSPSVTWARASSSLSSSSSSSAASSLDADEDGPMPSRNRPPIKTYEARSRIGLKLKIKQEAGLSKVVHNTALDPVHQPPPPAALKAAEPPPRPPPPPPPPATGQMNGTVDHPPPAATERKPTALAPHCPRLPLRKTYRENVEALGGGAGEGAGSGRARGSSPAPLATKVDEATSGLIRELAAVEDELYQRVLKGAPPEPAASAGQGSGSRDPGWEAPPAKRRKSESPDVDQASFSSDSPQDDTLTEHLQSAIDSILNLQQAPGRTPAPPYPHAAPTAVPPASPSPLHRPEAYPPSSHNGGLGARTLNR from the exons ATGGATGATGAGGATGGGAGATGCTTACTAGACGTGATTTG TGACCCTCAGGCCCTCAATGACTTCCTACATGGATCCGAGAAG CTCGATGGTGATGACCTCCTGGATAACCCCGGGGAGGCCCAAAGTGCCTTCTATGAAGGTCCTGGG CTCCATGTGCAAGAAGCTTCTGGCAACCACTTGAGCCCAGAGCCCACGCAGCCGGCCCCCAGCGTGGACCTCGACTTCCTGGAGGATGCGATCCTGGGCTCGCCTGccgcggggggcggcggggggggcggcGGAGGCGCCGACCAGCCCTGCGACATCCTCCAGCAGAGCCTCCAAGAGGCCAACATCACTGAGCAGACACTTGAGGCCGAGGCCGAGCTGGACCTGGGCCCCTTCCAGCTGCCCACCCTACAGCCTGCGGATGGCGGAGCAGGCCCGGCGGGTGCCGGAGGGGCTGCTGCCGTGGCCGCTGGGCCCCAGGCCCTATTCCCAGGCGGCACCGACCTGCTGGggctgcaggccccacccaccgtGCTGACCCACCAGGCCCTGGTGCCGCCCCAGGACGTGGTCAACAAAGCCCTGAGCGTCCAGCCCTTCCTGCAGCCTGTGGGCCTGGGCAATGTGACCCTGCAGCCTATCCCAGGCCTCCAGGGCCTGCCCAATGGCAGCCCTGGGGGCGCCACGGCGGCCACGCTCGGCCTGGCACCCATCCAGGTGGTGGGCCAGCCCGTCATGGCACTCAACCCGCCCACCTCCCAGCTCCTTGCCAAGCAGGTGCCCGTCAGCGGCTATCTGGCCTCTGCGGCCGGCCCCTCAGAGCCGGTGACCTTGGCGTCCGCCGGCGTCTCACCCCAGGGGGCTGGCCTGGTCATTCAGAAGAACCTCCCCACCGCCGTGGCCACCACGCTCAACGGGAACTCGGTGTTTGGAGGGGCGGGCGCGGCCACGGCAGCGGCCAGCGGGGCGCCCTCGGGGCCACCGCTGGCGGTGGCCCCCGGCCTCGGCACGTCACCGCTGGTCCCGGCGCCCAACGTGATCCTGCATCGCACGCCCACACCCATCCAGCCCAAGCCTGCCGGCGTGCTGCCCCCCAAGCTCTACCAGCTGACACCCAAGCCGTTCGCCCCGGCAGGCACCACACTCACCATCCAGGGCGAGGCGGGGGGCCTCCCGCAGCCGACCAAGGCCCCCCAGAACCTGACTTTCATGGCAGCGGGCAAGGCCGGCCAGAACGTGGTGCTGTCGGGCTTCCCCGCACCTGCCCTGCAGGCGAATGTCTTCAAGCAGCCTCCTGCCACCACGACCGGGgccgccccgccccagccccccggGGCCCTGAGCAAGCCCATGAGCGTCCACCTCTTGAATCAAGGCAGCAGCATCGTCATCCCCGCCCAGCACATGCTGCCGGGCCAGAACCAGTTCCTGCTGCCGGGCACGCCCGCCGTCCAGCTCCCCCAGACGCTCTCGGCCCTGCCCACCAACGTCGGCGGGCAGATCCTGGCGGCCGCGGCCCCTCACGCGGGTGGACAGCTCATCGCAAACCCCATCCTCACCAACCAGAACCTGGCAGGTCCGCTGAGCCTGGGCCCCGTGCTGGCCCCCCACTCCGGGGCCCACAGCGCAGCCCACATCCTCTCGGCCGCCCCCATCCAGGTGGGCCAACCGGCACTCTTCCAGATGCCCGTGTCACTGGCCGCGGGCAGCCTGCCCACGCAGAGCCAGCCGGCACCCACCGGCCCCGCTGCCACGACCGTCCTCCAGGGGGTCACTCTGCCCCCCAGCGCTGTGGCCATGCTCAACACCCCCGATGGGCTGGTGCAGCCGGCCACCCCTGCCGCCACGGGGGAGGCCACACCTGTCCTCACGGTGCAGACAGCCCCCCAGGCTCCACCGGCGGTCAGCACCCCGCTGCCTTTGGGCCTCCAGCAGCCGCCGGCCCAGCAGCAGCCCCCGCAGGCCCCTACTGCTCAGGCCGCCGCCCCGCCTCAGGCCaccaccccccagcccagcccaggcctggcgTCCAGCCCCGAGAAGATCGTCCTGGGACAGCCGCCCTCTGCCGCCACCACGGCCATCCTCACTCAGGACTCCCTGCAGATGTTCCTGCCCCAG GAGAGGAGCCAGCAGCCCCTCTCCGCAGACGGCCCCCACCTCTCCGTGCCCGCCTCGGTCATAGTCAGCGCCCCGCCTCCCGCCCAAGACCCAGCCCCGAGCACCCCCATCGCCAAAGGAGCTGGCCTCGGCCCTCAGGCCCCCGACAGCCAGGCTTCCCCAGCACCGGCCCCCCAG atCCCGGCAGCGGCTCCGCTGAAGGGCCCAGGCCCCTCCTCGTCCCCATCACTACCTCACCAGGCCCCTCTGGGAGACAGCCCCCACCTGCCCTCGCCACATCCCGCCaggcctccctcccgccccccttcccgcccccactcccgccctccctcccagccccagagctTGTCCCGCCCACCCTCAGAGCCCACCCTGCACccttgccccccgccccaggcaccccccactcTGCCTGGCATCTTTGTCATCCAGAACCAGCTGGGAGTCCCCCCACCTGCCAGCACCCCGGCCCCCGCTGCCCcaggcccaccccagccccccctGCGACCCCCATCCCAACCCCCAGAGGGGccgctgcccccagccccccacctccctcccgcCTCCACATCCTCTGTCGTGGCCTCCACGGATACAGCCACCAGGCTGCCAGCCCCTACGCCCCCCGACTTCCAGCTCCAGTTCCCTCCTGGCCAGGGGCCCCACAAGTCCCCCACGCCCCCTCCGACCCTCCACCTGGTCCCTGAGCCCGCAGcgccccccccaccgcctccTCGGACCTTCCAGATGGTGACCACCCCCTTCCCGGCGCTGCCCCAGCCGAAGGCTCTTCTCGAGAGATTTCACCAG GTGCCGTCCGGAATCATTCTCCAGAACAAGGCCGGGGGGGCCCCCGCCGCCCCGCAGACCTCCGCCAGCCTGGGGCCCCTCGCCAGCCCCACTGCCTCTGTGCTGGTCAGCGGGCAGGCCCCATCCGGgacccccaccgcccccagccATCCCCCTGCCCCGGCACCCATGGCCACCGCAG gcctcccttctctgcttcctgCCGAGAGCAAAGCTTTTGCCAGCACCCTCCCGACCCTGAGTGTGGCCAAGGCCACTGCGGCTGGGCCAGGGAAGTCCTCCGGGCTGCAG TATGAAAGTAAGATGAGCAGTCTGAAGAAACCCCCCGCGCTTCAGCCCAGCAAAGAAGCCTG tttcCTGGAACATTTGCACAAACATCAGGGCTCCGTCCTGCACCCTGACTACAAGACAGCCTTCCCCTCCTTCGAGGATGCCCTGCATCGCCTCCTGCCCTACCACGTCTACCAgggtgccctcccctcccccaacgaCTACCACAAAG TGGACGAGGAGTTTGAGACGGTCTCCACGCAGCTGCTGAAACGCACCCAGgccatgctcaataaataccgcCTCCTGCTTCTGGAGGAGTCCCGG aGGGTGAGCCCCTCCGCGGAGATGGTGATGATCGACCGAATGTTCATTCAGGAGGAGAAGACCACCCTTGCCTTGGACAAACAGTTGGCCAAGGAGAAGCCCg ATGAGTATGTGTCTTCCTCGCGCTCTCTTGGCCTCCCCATCGCTGCCTCTTCCGAGGGACACCGGCTCCCTGGTCACGGCCCAGCACCACCCTCAGTGTCCggggcccccacccagccccctctGCACCTGCCAACCAAGCTGGTGATTCGGCAcggtggggcggggggctccCCTTCGGTGACCTGGGCACGGGcgtcctcctccctgtcctcctcctcctcctcctcagccgcCTCCTCCCTGGACGCCGATGAGGACGGCCCCATGCCCTCCCGCAACCGCCCTCCCATCAAGACCTACGAGGCCCGTAGCCGCATCGGCCTCAAGCTCAAGATCAAGCAGGAAGCTGGGCTCAGCAAGGTTGTCCACAACACCGCCCTGGACCCTGTGCACCAGCCCCCGCCGCCTGCCGCCCTCAAGGCAGCAgagcccccgccccggcccccgccgCCACCGCCACCCCCGGCCACGGGCCAGATGAACGGCACCGTGGACCACCCGCCGCCCGCCGCCACTGAGCGCAAGCCCACGGCCCTGGCCCCCCACTGCCCGCGGCTGCCCCTGCGGAAGACGTACCGCGAGAACGTGGAGGCCCTgggcggcggggccggggagggggccgggagCGGCAGAGCCCGGGGCAGCAGTCCGGCGCCCCTGGCCACCAAAGTGGACGAGGCCACGAGCGGGCTCATCCGCGAGCTGGCCGCGGTGGAGGACGAGCTGTACCAGCGCGTGCTGAAGGGGGCGCCCCCGGAGCCCGCGGCCAGCGCCGGGCAGGGCAGCGGCAGCAGGGACCCCGGCTGGGAGGCGCCCCCCGCCAAGCGGCGCAAGTCCGAGTCGCCCGACGTGGACCAGGCCAGCTTCTCCAGCGACAGTCCGCAGGACGACACGCTCACGGAACACCTCCAGAGCGCCATCGACAGCATCCTGAACCTCCAGCAGGCCCCGGGGCGGACACCTGCCCCCCCGTACCCCCACGCCGCCCCGACGGCCGTCCCGCCTGCCTCCCCGTCGCCCCTGCACAGGCCAGAGGCCTACCCGCCCTCCAGTCACAACGGTGGCCTCGGCGCCAGGACGTTGAACAGATAA